The following proteins are co-located in the Corynebacterium aquilae DSM 44791 genome:
- the glmM gene encoding phosphoglucosamine mutase produces the protein MTRLFGTDGVRGRANQKITAPLALRLGAAAAHVLTSENRTSKRRPTAIIGRDPRVSGEMLAAALAAGMASQGVDVLRVGVLPTPAVAYLTDDYGADMGVMISASHNPMPDNGIKFFAAGGKKLADVVEDEIEATMSHLPETGPTGHGVGRVLEEAPDARERYLLHLNQAVRQDLTGIKVVVDCANGAASEIAPLAYEAAGAEVIAIHNKPNSYNINDECGSTHMDDIMNAVREHGADLGLAHDGDADRCLAVDAEGNLVDGDEIMAILAIAMEDAGKLTKSTLVATVMSNLGLQLSLKELGIKTLATQVGDRYVLEELARGGYALGGEQSGHIVMSDFGTTGDGVLTGLSLMARMAETKMSLRSLADAMKRLPQHLINVPVKDKSIILDDLAVQKAMHDVKSELGENGRVLLRPSGTEELFRVMVEAPTDQLARDITHRLAQVVASVEPKN, from the coding sequence ATGACTCGACTCTTTGGTACCGATGGTGTTCGCGGTCGCGCGAACCAAAAAATTACTGCACCTTTGGCTTTGCGCCTGGGTGCCGCCGCCGCGCACGTGCTCACCAGCGAAAATCGCACCTCTAAGCGTCGCCCCACCGCGATCATTGGGCGTGACCCGCGCGTGTCCGGCGAGATGCTTGCCGCGGCGCTGGCAGCCGGCATGGCTAGCCAAGGAGTCGACGTTTTGCGTGTCGGTGTGCTGCCCACCCCGGCGGTGGCCTACCTCACCGATGACTATGGCGCGGATATGGGAGTGATGATTTCTGCGTCCCACAACCCCATGCCGGACAATGGCATCAAGTTCTTTGCTGCCGGCGGTAAGAAGCTTGCCGACGTGGTGGAAGACGAGATCGAAGCGACCATGAGCCATCTGCCCGAAACTGGCCCCACCGGCCATGGGGTGGGTCGTGTTCTGGAGGAAGCCCCCGACGCCCGCGAACGCTACCTGCTGCACCTCAACCAGGCGGTCCGCCAGGATCTGACCGGTATCAAGGTAGTGGTGGACTGCGCTAATGGCGCGGCCTCTGAGATCGCGCCTTTGGCTTATGAGGCGGCTGGCGCGGAAGTGATCGCCATCCATAACAAGCCGAATTCCTACAACATCAACGACGAGTGCGGCTCCACCCACATGGACGACATCATGAATGCCGTCCGGGAGCACGGCGCCGATCTGGGTTTGGCCCACGACGGTGACGCCGACCGCTGCCTTGCCGTCGATGCTGAAGGCAACCTGGTCGATGGCGATGAGATCATGGCGATCCTGGCGATCGCGATGGAGGATGCCGGCAAGCTCACCAAGTCCACTTTGGTGGCCACCGTGATGAGCAACCTGGGTTTGCAGCTGTCGCTCAAGGAGCTGGGCATCAAGACCTTGGCCACGCAGGTCGGCGACCGCTACGTGCTTGAGGAGCTTGCCCGTGGCGGCTACGCGCTGGGTGGTGAGCAGTCCGGCCACATCGTGATGAGCGACTTCGGTACCACCGGTGATGGTGTGCTCACCGGCCTGTCGCTGATGGCCCGCATGGCGGAGACCAAGATGTCTTTGCGTTCCCTGGCTGATGCCATGAAGCGTCTCCCGCAGCACCTGATCAACGTGCCGGTCAAGGACAAGTCCATCATCCTCGACGACTTGGCAGTGCAAAAGGCGATGCATGATGTGAAAAGCGAGCTCGGCGAAAACGGCCGTGTGCTGCTGCGCCCCTCTGGCACTGAGGAACTGTTCCGCGTGATGGTGGAAGCCCCCACCGATCAGCTGGCCCGCGACATCACCCACCGTCTGGCGCAGGTTGTCGCCTCCGTGGAGCCGAAGAACTAG
- a CDS encoding dienelactone hydrolase family protein — MASDLKKNLTRLSKRGPHRVLVGDLDYAGLPGKVYTPAEGNALPAVAFGHDWMTSVDKYHATLRHLASWGIVVAAPNTETGINPNHAGFAQDLTSALQIVTGVKLGEGKATVSPGKIGVVGHGMGGGAAVLSAAGRNKIKACVALYPAATTPSEEAAASAVSCPGLILGAGEDTLVDSGNPAAVAEAWKGEVCYREIDKATQFGFSEALGAKLVLGLGLPQYGAIEIARGLMTGFLLATLEGERKYKAFTDPEAEAKKVTSLTGEQLHERATRYRA, encoded by the coding sequence GTGGCTAGTGATTTGAAAAAGAACCTGACTCGTCTGAGCAAGCGTGGACCGCACCGCGTCCTCGTTGGCGACCTTGACTATGCCGGGCTGCCCGGCAAGGTGTACACCCCGGCTGAGGGTAATGCGTTGCCCGCGGTCGCTTTTGGTCATGATTGGATGACGTCGGTCGATAAGTATCACGCCACGTTGCGCCACCTCGCGAGCTGGGGCATCGTGGTTGCCGCCCCGAACACCGAAACCGGCATCAACCCTAATCACGCGGGCTTTGCCCAGGATCTGACGAGCGCGTTGCAGATCGTCACCGGGGTGAAACTGGGTGAGGGCAAGGCGACTGTGTCGCCCGGCAAGATTGGTGTGGTCGGGCATGGCATGGGTGGTGGCGCTGCGGTGCTGTCCGCAGCCGGACGAAACAAAATCAAGGCCTGTGTCGCCCTGTACCCTGCCGCGACGACCCCGTCGGAGGAGGCCGCTGCTTCGGCGGTGAGCTGCCCCGGGTTGATTCTGGGTGCCGGTGAGGACACGTTGGTTGATTCCGGTAACCCTGCCGCTGTCGCCGAGGCGTGGAAGGGCGAGGTCTGCTACCGGGAGATCGATAAGGCCACCCAGTTCGGTTTCTCTGAGGCTTTGGGCGCCAAGCTGGTACTGGGCTTGGGTTTGCCGCAGTATGGTGCCATTGAAATTGCGCGCGGTCTGATGACCGGCTTCCTGCTGGCCACCCTGGAGGGGGAGCGCAAGTACAAGGCGTTCACCGATCCGGAGGCTGAGGCCAAGAAGGTGACGTCCTTGACTGGCGAGCAGTTGCACGAGCGTGCAACCCGCTACCGCGCTTAA
- the glmS gene encoding glutamine--fructose-6-phosphate transaminase (isomerizing): MCGIVGYVGQRPGLTVAVEALRRMEYRGYDSSGVAIADGQGHINVVKKEGKLANLDALIEQVGPDNLAGTTAIGHTRWATHGRPTDANAHPHFSFDKKVAIVHNGIIENFAPLREQLINDGVEMASETDSEVAAHLLAQAYNDGETAGDFEASALKVLNQLEGAFTLLFVHADHPDTVIAARRSTPLIVGVGEGEMFLGSDVAAFIEFTKNAVELGQDNVVVITKDDYKIMNFDGTTAEGKPFTIDWDLAAAEKGGYDSFMLKEIHEQPEAVRDTLAGHFVDGRVVLDEQNLTEQDLKSIDKVFVVACGSAYHSGLLAKYAIEHWVRIPVEIEVASEFRYRDPVLDSRTLVMAISQSGETADTLEAVRHAKAQGAKVLAVCNTNGAQIPRESDAVLYTHAGPEIGVASTKAFLAQVAANYIVGLALAQAHGTKYPDEIAQIWDDLSAIPAKVSDLLNCEDAVLDIARELGAIRTMLFLGRGVGFPVALEGALKLKELAYIHAEGFPAGELKHGPIALIEDDLPVVVVVPSPRGVKVLHSKIVSNIQEIRARGAKTIVIAEEGDTDVEPFANWLIRIPESSTIMQPLLATVPLQFLAAEIARQCGNEDIDKPRNLAKSVTVE, from the coding sequence ATGTGTGGAATCGTAGGATACGTTGGCCAGCGCCCTGGCCTCACCGTCGCTGTTGAAGCTTTGCGACGGATGGAATACCGAGGCTATGACTCGTCCGGCGTGGCAATCGCCGACGGACAAGGCCATATCAATGTCGTCAAAAAGGAAGGCAAACTCGCCAACCTGGACGCCCTGATCGAACAAGTCGGCCCCGACAACCTCGCGGGCACCACCGCCATTGGGCACACCCGCTGGGCCACCCACGGCCGCCCCACCGACGCCAACGCCCACCCCCACTTCTCCTTCGATAAGAAGGTCGCCATCGTCCACAACGGCATCATTGAGAACTTCGCGCCGCTGCGCGAACAACTCATCAACGATGGTGTGGAAATGGCCTCCGAAACCGACTCCGAGGTCGCAGCCCACCTGTTGGCCCAGGCATACAACGACGGTGAGACCGCCGGCGACTTCGAAGCCAGCGCACTGAAGGTCCTCAACCAACTCGAGGGCGCCTTCACCCTCCTGTTCGTTCACGCCGACCACCCCGACACCGTCATCGCCGCCCGCCGCTCCACCCCGCTGATCGTCGGTGTCGGTGAAGGGGAGATGTTCCTCGGCTCCGACGTCGCAGCATTCATCGAGTTCACCAAGAACGCCGTCGAACTCGGCCAAGACAACGTCGTCGTCATCACCAAGGACGACTACAAGATCATGAACTTCGACGGCACCACCGCCGAAGGCAAACCCTTCACCATCGACTGGGACCTCGCCGCCGCCGAAAAGGGCGGCTACGACTCCTTCATGCTCAAAGAAATCCACGAGCAGCCCGAAGCAGTCCGCGACACCCTGGCCGGTCACTTCGTCGACGGCCGCGTCGTCCTCGACGAACAAAACCTCACCGAGCAAGACCTGAAGAGCATCGACAAAGTCTTCGTCGTCGCCTGCGGCTCCGCCTACCACTCCGGCCTGCTCGCCAAATACGCCATCGAACACTGGGTGCGCATCCCCGTCGAAATCGAAGTCGCCAGCGAATTCCGCTACCGCGACCCCGTCCTCGACTCCCGCACCCTCGTCATGGCGATCTCCCAATCCGGTGAAACCGCCGACACCCTCGAAGCAGTGCGCCACGCCAAAGCCCAAGGCGCCAAAGTGCTGGCCGTGTGCAACACCAACGGCGCCCAGATTCCCCGCGAATCCGACGCCGTCCTCTACACCCATGCTGGCCCCGAAATCGGCGTGGCCTCCACCAAAGCCTTCCTCGCGCAGGTGGCAGCCAACTACATCGTAGGCCTCGCCCTGGCACAAGCCCACGGCACCAAATACCCCGACGAAATCGCCCAAATCTGGGACGACCTCTCCGCCATCCCCGCAAAGGTCTCCGACCTGCTCAACTGCGAGGACGCCGTCCTGGACATCGCCCGCGAACTCGGTGCCATCCGCACCATGCTGTTCCTCGGCCGCGGCGTCGGCTTCCCCGTCGCCCTGGAAGGCGCCCTCAAACTCAAAGAGCTCGCCTACATCCACGCCGAAGGCTTCCCCGCCGGCGAACTCAAGCACGGCCCCATCGCCCTCATCGAAGACGATCTACCCGTCGTCGTGGTGGTGCCCTCCCCGCGCGGCGTGAAAGTCCTGCACTCCAAGATCGTCTCCAACATCCAAGAGATCCGGGCCCGCGGCGCTAAAACCATCGTCATCGCCGAAGAAGGCGACACCGACGTCGAGCCCTTCGCGAACTGGCTCATCCGCATCCCCGAATCCTCCACCATCATGCAGCCCCTGCTGGCCACCGTGCCCCTGCAGTTCCTGGCCGCAGAAATCGCCCGCCAATGCGGCAACGAGGACATCGACAAGCCCCGCAACCTCGCGAAGTCCGTCACCGTCGAATAA
- a CDS encoding trypsin-like serine protease, which translates to MNTSRRARLLALITATALITTATPTHAQSGLHYDNPPSPEVTAGSPIAQATAYLELGDPAVMQQCTGTLIAPRWVITAKHCYVPGFWDNNTSASTIRFGIDNSGEKYTATELIPSATSDMLLVHLNKPAPGTPLKLDNHNLFKQDTGTNANWASTNLGAQGSTNYRLHSSTGTVERRVVLRDGYYKYPNTPLIKTKINQGRLHPGDSGGPFIVDGKLAGVLSTSDQNAPVGPGEHGFFTPTAEHLTWIAGTIGLAVDTPTGPTMPLQEDGSYLAVNDVPDVSDEPAATPTQPDTTPTEPAPADPAPATVTTTVTVTQPAPAPATVTVTEPAPAPPTVTKVIDYGPPAVITRTETTTITKQKAPETTTRTITKEPTPITITKTHTPTPITTTTTVTKEPTPLTTTVTKPAPAPKTTTVTLPAPAPKTTTVTLPAPAPKTTTVTVTEKPQPTTVTRTVTATVEKPVTTTVTATKTVEKPVTTTATTTATVYRQQPAQPQKTITTTVTAPAKTTTVRIKEPHTTTVTTTVERAHNHTTTVRVPATAQNSSSTGSSDLTPIITGAGIFAALAAILTHIFGTELHNWPIIGWILTSLHR; encoded by the coding sequence ATGAACACCAGCCGGCGCGCCCGCCTCCTCGCCCTGATCACCGCCACCGCCCTGATCACCACCGCCACCCCCACCCACGCCCAATCCGGACTGCACTACGACAACCCACCCAGCCCAGAAGTCACCGCCGGCAGCCCCATCGCACAAGCCACCGCATACCTCGAACTCGGCGACCCGGCAGTCATGCAACAATGCACCGGCACCCTCATCGCACCCCGCTGGGTCATCACCGCCAAACACTGCTACGTCCCCGGATTCTGGGACAACAACACCAGCGCCTCCACCATCCGCTTCGGCATCGACAACAGCGGCGAAAAATACACCGCCACCGAACTCATCCCCTCCGCCACCTCCGACATGCTGCTCGTCCACCTCAACAAGCCAGCACCCGGCACCCCACTCAAACTCGACAACCACAACCTGTTCAAACAAGACACCGGCACCAACGCCAACTGGGCCAGCACCAACCTCGGGGCGCAAGGCTCCACCAACTACCGCCTGCACAGCTCCACCGGCACCGTCGAACGCCGGGTCGTCCTCCGCGACGGCTACTACAAATACCCCAACACCCCCCTGATCAAAACCAAAATCAACCAAGGCCGACTCCACCCCGGCGACTCCGGCGGCCCCTTCATCGTCGACGGCAAACTCGCCGGCGTCCTATCAACCAGCGACCAAAACGCACCCGTAGGCCCCGGCGAACACGGCTTTTTCACCCCAACCGCCGAACACCTCACCTGGATCGCCGGCACCATCGGACTAGCCGTCGACACTCCCACCGGGCCCACCATGCCCCTCCAAGAAGACGGCAGCTACCTCGCAGTCAACGACGTCCCCGACGTCTCCGACGAACCCGCAGCAACCCCAACCCAGCCCGACACCACCCCCACCGAACCCGCACCCGCCGACCCGGCCCCCGCGACGGTCACCACCACCGTCACTGTCACCCAACCCGCACCTGCCCCCGCAACCGTCACCGTCACCGAACCCGCACCGGCGCCACCAACCGTCACCAAAGTCATCGACTACGGCCCACCCGCCGTCATCACCCGCACCGAAACCACCACCATCACCAAGCAGAAGGCACCCGAAACCACCACCCGCACCATCACCAAAGAACCCACCCCTATCACAATCACCAAAACCCACACCCCCACACCCATCACCACAACCACCACCGTCACCAAGGAACCCACCCCACTAACCACCACCGTCACCAAACCCGCCCCGGCGCCCAAAACCACCACGGTGACGCTGCCAGCACCTGCACCCAAAACCACTACGGTGACGCTGCCAGCACCTGCGCCTAAAACCACCACGGTGACCGTCACTGAAAAACCCCAACCCACCACTGTCACCCGCACCGTGACAGCCACCGTGGAAAAGCCTGTGACCACCACCGTCACCGCAACAAAAACCGTGGAAAAACCCGTCACCACCACAGCGACTACCACCGCTACCGTCTACCGACAGCAACCCGCACAGCCCCAAAAAACCATCACGACCACCGTCACCGCGCCCGCCAAAACCACCACGGTGCGCATCAAAGAACCCCACACCACCACCGTCACCACCACCGTGGAACGCGCCCACAACCACACCACCACGGTGCGTGTTCCAGCCACCGCACAGAACAGCAGCTCCACCGGCAGCAGCGACCTGACCCCCATCATCACCGGGGCAGGAATCTTCGCAGCACTCGCCGCCATCCTCACCCACATCTTCGGAACCGAGCTGCACAACTGGCCCATCATCGGCTGGATCCTCACCAGCCTCCACCGCTAA
- a CDS encoding NAD(P)H-hydrate epimerase, translated as MTTTPGTVTTTPIYTPEMVYHAEQPLLATQGLGLMKQAAFALATECARILKHQRPAGPSGARIVVLTGPGNNGGDGLYAAAELARRGAHITIITNTTPHPQALAALQHHHHPHITDDPTTIDTPHLVIDALLGIGARGGLKSPWDTWATHANTWRRHGAHLVAVDMPSGLDPTNGYPNPQHAHITADTTVTFGGLKPAHILAASACGTTKTHGLGIDTQLTHHNPTPYAHLVTGGHWPTPTEHSHKYSDGVTTIHAGSTTYPGAAILAVAGAIRATSPMVRYHGDCAEEVIRAYPSVVHGTGPTNSNVIGPGHQTTPQQLTKLLTDPTPLIIDADALTTLANNPTCQHHLHQRHTNGHFTVLTPHDGEYTRLTNHKPHPNRIQAATELANHYHCTVLLKGKTTTITDGTKTYLVHAPTSWAATPGSGDVLSGIIGALVAANPTTQSVALAAHAHAQATATTTHPIDAHQLANQLPHAITTIISNHKTTA; from the coding sequence ATGACCACCACTCCCGGCACCGTCACCACCACCCCCATCTACACCCCGGAAATGGTCTACCACGCCGAACAGCCCCTCCTGGCCACCCAAGGACTCGGGCTGATGAAACAGGCCGCATTCGCCCTGGCCACCGAATGCGCCCGCATCCTCAAACACCAACGCCCAGCCGGCCCCAGCGGAGCCCGCATCGTTGTGCTCACCGGCCCCGGCAACAACGGCGGCGACGGACTCTATGCCGCCGCCGAACTCGCACGCCGCGGCGCGCACATCACCATCATCACCAACACCACCCCACACCCCCAGGCCCTCGCAGCCCTCCAACACCACCACCACCCACACATCACAGACGACCCCACCACCATCGACACCCCACACCTTGTCATCGACGCTCTCCTCGGCATCGGTGCCCGCGGCGGCTTGAAATCCCCCTGGGACACCTGGGCCACCCACGCCAACACCTGGCGCAGGCACGGCGCGCACCTCGTCGCCGTCGACATGCCCAGCGGACTCGACCCCACCAACGGATACCCCAACCCCCAACACGCCCACATCACCGCCGACACCACCGTCACCTTCGGCGGCCTCAAACCCGCCCACATCCTCGCCGCATCCGCCTGCGGCACCACAAAAACCCACGGCCTCGGAATCGACACCCAACTCACCCACCACAACCCCACCCCCTACGCCCACCTCGTCACCGGCGGCCACTGGCCCACTCCCACAGAACACAGCCACAAATACTCCGACGGTGTTACCACCATCCACGCAGGCAGCACCACCTACCCAGGAGCAGCGATCCTCGCCGTCGCCGGTGCCATCCGCGCCACCAGCCCCATGGTCCGCTACCACGGCGACTGCGCCGAAGAAGTCATCCGCGCCTACCCCAGCGTCGTCCACGGCACCGGCCCCACCAACTCCAACGTCATCGGCCCCGGCCATCAAACCACCCCACAACAACTCACCAAACTACTCACCGACCCCACCCCACTGATCATCGACGCCGACGCCCTCACCACCCTCGCCAACAACCCCACCTGCCAACACCACCTCCACCAACGCCACACCAACGGACACTTCACCGTCCTCACCCCACACGACGGCGAATACACTCGCCTCACTAACCACAAACCCCACCCCAACCGCATCCAGGCTGCCACCGAACTCGCCAACCACTACCACTGCACCGTCCTGCTTAAAGGCAAAACCACCACCATCACCGACGGCACCAAAACCTACCTCGTTCACGCCCCCACCAGTTGGGCTGCCACCCCCGGAAGCGGCGACGTCCTCAGCGGCATTATCGGTGCCCTCGTCGCCGCTAACCCCACCACTCAATCCGTCGCCCTCGCCGCCCACGCACACGCCCAAGCCACCGCCACCACCACCCACCCCATCGACGCGCACCAACTCGCCAACCAACTCCCGCACGCCATCACCACCATCATCTCCAACCACAAAACCACCGCCTAA